From the Butyrivibrio fibrisolvens genome, one window contains:
- a CDS encoding helix-turn-helix transcriptional regulator, which yields MAKASPAAKAAKKPVTAKKAVAAKKPAAKKTAAVKAEAKKTEAKKPAAKKAEAKKTATKKTAAKATPAKKVVAKKAATKTVAKKPATKKTVAKKTAIKKAATKKTVAKKVAAAKKAPAKKVTTAKKAVAKKPVAKKVTSIKKAAKKTVTKKVAAAKKAPAKKIAAAKKATAKKVTTVKKPATKKAVDKKVLVADPLKSVSVADRKMAKEQYGKRVKELRQSCGLTQSDLAKALGVTPGYISNVENNRTAMSLHILIYFAQLTGQTLDSLVGELEPAYKQSAIDKKINTIVSKLSNKDKEKLVKMLSVWSK from the coding sequence AAGTCCTGCAGCAAAAGCTGCAAAGAAACCTGTAACGGCCAAAAAGGCAGTAGCTGCCAAGAAGCCGGCTGCAAAAAAGACTGCAGCAGTAAAAGCTGAAGCTAAGAAGACCGAAGCTAAGAAGCCCGCTGCAAAAAAAGCTGAAGCTAAGAAAACTGCTACTAAGAAGACAGCTGCAAAGGCTACACCTGCTAAGAAGGTTGTAGCAAAGAAAGCCGCTACAAAGACAGTAGCTAAAAAGCCCGCAACCAAGAAGACCGTAGCTAAGAAGACTGCTATCAAGAAGGCTGCTACCAAGAAGACTGTAGCTAAGAAGGTTGCAGCTGCTAAGAAAGCTCCTGCAAAGAAGGTTACAACAGCTAAGAAGGCTGTAGCTAAAAAGCCTGTAGCTAAGAAAGTAACTTCTATCAAGAAGGCTGCTAAGAAGACTGTAACCAAGAAGGTTGCAGCTGCTAAGAAAGCTCCTGCAAAGAAGATCGCAGCAGCTAAGAAAGCTACCGCTAAGAAGGTTACAACTGTTAAAAAGCCTGCTACCAAGAAGGCTGTCGACAAGAAGGTTCTTGTAGCTGATCCTTTGAAGTCCGTATCCGTAGCTGACAGAAAGATGGCTAAAGAGCAGTACGGCAAGAGAGTTAAAGAGCTGCGTCAGTCCTGTGGTCTTACACAGAGTGACCTTGCTAAGGCTCTTGGCGTAACTCCAGGCTATATCAGCAATGTTGAGAACAATCGTACAGCGATGTCTCTCCATATCCTGATCTATTTCGCTCAGCTTACAGGCCAGACACTTGATTCACTTGTTGGTGAACTTGAGCCCGCTTACAAGCAGTCCGCAATTGATAAGAAGATCAACACGATCGTATCAAAACTTAGCAACAAGGACAAAGAAAAGCTCGTTAAGATGCTCAGCGTATGGTCCAAATAA
- a CDS encoding thymidine kinase: MAKLYFRYGAMGSSKTANALMVHHNYLEKGQNAILLKPKTDTRDGERIIKSRMGLSKECDFVEEFLEEADKWIKGEKDDWKNLDCVIIDEAQFLTKEQVDKFALLVDSYDLPVMCYGLRTDFMSNLFPGSKRLMEIADKIEEVPTVCWCGRRAHFNARVVGGRIVREGEQVMLGGDEAYVSVCRRHFRSGEVTGARERDIDYKK, translated from the coding sequence ATGGCTAAGCTTTATTTCAGGTACGGCGCTATGGGCAGCTCCAAAACAGCTAATGCTCTCATGGTTCATCACAATTATCTTGAAAAAGGACAGAATGCAATCTTGTTAAAACCTAAAACCGATACTCGTGATGGCGAAAGAATCATAAAATCCAGAATGGGTCTTTCAAAAGAGTGTGATTTTGTGGAAGAGTTTTTAGAAGAAGCTGATAAATGGATAAAAGGAGAAAAAGACGACTGGAAGAATCTTGACTGTGTCATCATAGATGAAGCCCAGTTCCTTACCAAAGAGCAGGTGGACAAGTTCGCTCTTTTGGTTGATTCTTATGATCTTCCCGTTATGTGCTATGGCCTTAGAACAGATTTTATGAGCAATCTCTTCCCGGGATCTAAGCGTCTTATGGAGATAGCTGATAAGATCGAAGAGGTTCCTACTGTATGCTGGTGCGGAAGAAGAGCGCACTTTAATGCAAGAGTAGTAGGTGGCAGGATCGTAAGAGAAGGAGAGCAGGTCATGCTGGGCGGAGATGAAGCCTATGTATCAGTCTGCAGACGTCACTTTAGAAGCGGCGAAGTTACAGGCGCCAGAGAACGCGACATTGATTATAAAAAATAA
- a CDS encoding SH3 domain-containing protein, with translation MKATKFKKCSKLNKKVIVIPVTILSALTLSLISYGSYVSYKESANVRYAEAATLDLASYKASIEDSSADVLSEDSADNGELEDTLLLSGRVDQEEEEETYTVTWYDDAIPLYANNNVNVRLGPDTSYDVVTTLAYGTQVVATGQTDNGWYALDYDGQTVYVIDAYMQDTEPEPLVIDTAPVESSSDIIFVGDSRTVGMEYAVKNGDYTWLCEVGKGYYWLKDNIDSIDDYAHEGTKVIINLGVNDLGNASKYIELINSYIDLWESKGMEVYYSAVTPVGDTTVTNEQIETFNSALKSGLDSRIKWIDSYNYLMQNGFSSSDGLHYNNATYTSLYNYYISVID, from the coding sequence ATGAAAGCAACGAAATTTAAAAAATGTTCCAAATTAAATAAAAAGGTTATCGTTATACCGGTTACAATACTTTCGGCTTTGACATTATCACTGATTTCTTATGGATCTTATGTATCTTATAAGGAATCTGCCAATGTAAGATATGCAGAAGCTGCTACTCTTGATCTGGCTTCTTATAAGGCATCTATCGAAGACTCATCAGCTGATGTGCTTTCTGAAGATAGTGCTGATAACGGCGAGCTTGAAGATACACTTCTTCTGTCAGGACGTGTAGACCAGGAAGAAGAGGAAGAGACTTATACTGTGACATGGTATGATGATGCGATACCGCTTTATGCCAACAATAATGTTAACGTAAGACTTGGCCCTGATACATCCTATGATGTAGTCACAACTCTAGCTTACGGCACACAGGTTGTTGCAACAGGTCAGACTGATAACGGCTGGTATGCACTTGATTATGACGGTCAGACTGTATATGTTATTGATGCATATATGCAGGATACAGAGCCGGAGCCGCTTGTTATAGACACAGCTCCTGTGGAATCTTCATCTGATATCATATTTGTAGGCGATTCCAGAACCGTAGGTATGGAATATGCAGTTAAGAATGGTGATTATACCTGGCTGTGCGAAGTCGGCAAGGGCTATTATTGGCTCAAGGACAATATAGATTCTATTGACGATTATGCACATGAAGGTACCAAAGTTATCATCAATCTTGGTGTCAACGATCTTGGCAATGCTTCTAAATATATAGAGCTTATCAATTCCTATATAGACCTTTGGGAAAGTAAAGGAATGGAAGTGTATTACTCAGCGGTAACACCTGTTGGCGATACAACAGTTACCAATGAGCAGATAGAGACATTTAACAGTGCACTTAAGTCGGGACTTGATTCCAGGATCAAATGGATAGACAGCTATAATTATCTTATGCAAAACGGCTTCTCATCTTCTGACGGCCTGCACTATAACAATGCTACATATACAAGCCTTTATAATTATTATATTTCAGTGATCGATTAA
- a CDS encoding GDSL-type esterase/lipase family protein, translating into MSEENKKWYNLIHAPLLTAVVTSSLIVTFISAYQKDGIYSYYNYDYKTPLLSLAMRGIADGATPFYVTDDFIEMTQTHDAEYYLDVTRGSIKDGGSDSAGLSNDNANGGSGGNNKLVPGSGSSSEDDKKNSADKGSSKENAANNTVAGGSSEAASNTASNAASNKASDAGTEGQSQDDSSEGDLSSATGKADASTKDASGTMDSSEEAPVEKFPYMTTTGTVDADYFADALFIGDSRTVGLSEYCEELDAQATFYGKVSLSIYEANNKAFVKSGGSKLTLDQALAGKDFKKVYIMVGINEIGYGSTDGWLNNYIEVIGKIQAACPDAIIYLQAIMHVTAEYDNTKAPNDSINGVINTRSEALKTLADNRRIFYLDINEAFDDEYGNLQADISFDGVHLKAAAYTMWYEYLKTHAAVAAQ; encoded by the coding sequence ATGAGCGAAGAAAACAAAAAATGGTATAACTTAATACATGCTCCACTCTTAACAGCAGTAGTTACATCGTCGCTTATCGTGACGTTTATTTCAGCATATCAAAAAGACGGTATATACTCATACTATAATTATGACTATAAGACCCCTTTGTTATCTCTTGCCATGAGAGGGATAGCTGATGGTGCCACACCATTTTATGTGACAGATGATTTTATAGAGATGACTCAGACTCACGATGCTGAGTATTATCTTGATGTTACAAGAGGTAGTATCAAGGACGGCGGCTCGGATTCTGCCGGATTGTCAAATGATAATGCAAATGGTGGTAGCGGCGGTAACAACAAGCTGGTACCTGGCAGCGGCAGTTCATCTGAAGATGATAAAAAGAATAGTGCAGATAAGGGTTCTTCCAAAGAAAATGCTGCAAATAATACAGTAGCTGGGGGATCTTCTGAAGCAGCTTCTAATACAGCTTCAAATGCAGCTTCTAATAAAGCTTCTGATGCAGGCACTGAAGGCCAGAGCCAAGATGATTCTTCTGAGGGTGATTTAAGTTCTGCTACAGGTAAGGCTGATGCTTCTACGAAAGATGCATCCGGAACTATGGATAGTAGTGAAGAAGCGCCTGTAGAGAAGTTTCCATATATGACTACTACAGGGACTGTCGATGCTGACTACTTTGCAGATGCCCTTTTTATAGGGGATTCAAGGACTGTGGGACTTTCTGAGTACTGCGAGGAGCTGGATGCACAGGCAACCTTCTATGGTAAGGTTTCACTTTCTATCTATGAAGCCAATAACAAAGCCTTTGTAAAGTCCGGTGGGAGCAAACTTACGCTTGATCAGGCTCTTGCAGGCAAGGACTTTAAGAAAGTCTATATCATGGTAGGTATCAATGAGATAGGATATGGATCAACAGATGGATGGCTCAATAATTATATAGAAGTTATCGGCAAGATACAGGCAGCATGTCCTGATGCTATTATCTATCTTCAGGCTATCATGCATGTTACGGCAGAGTATGATAACACCAAGGCACCGAATGACTCTATCAATGGAGTTATCAATACTCGAAGTGAAGCTCTAAAGACTTTGGCTGATAACAGACGGATCTTCTATCTTGATATCAATGAAGCATTTGATGATGAGTATGGCAATCTTCAGGCTGATATATCTTTTGACGGAGTCCATCTCAAAGCGGCTGCCTATACTATGTGGTATGAATATCTCAAGACCCATGCTGCTGTAGCTGCGCAGTAA
- a CDS encoding MBOAT family O-acyltransferase has translation MSSLTDLLFIFRFVPCFILIYYIVPAAMRMWVLFFGSFIFYTLGEPKWCLVLLGATVINYLIAAKTSLGDKKFLALAVLLDAGLLMLFKMLGLFISMDYLPIGISFYVFKMISYQADLYTGKLKERLDFKTTASYFYFFPQILQGPIMRADDMYSSAILIDKDISSRKERVGIYLSNIEDGLKYFIAGMSMKILIADHLAILWRDLNTIGYESISAPLSWIGAFSYSLDLYFDFWGYSLMAAGLGVALGFPFIKNFDHPYAAKGVRDFYRRWHMSLGTWFRDYIYIPLGGSRKGDIRSIVNLFVVWLVTGIWHGVTPNFIIWGMLLFVIILSEKYIISLSDKLFNVVSRLNVIILIPVSWVIFAISDMDRLKVYMTRLFPFFGNSAYVNSSDYIKYLGLYWPYILPGLVLLIPCVFDFCEKKRKHPLSIVVLFALFWLCIFSIANTAGNPLMYLRF, from the coding sequence ATGTCGTCACTTACGGACCTTTTATTTATTTTTAGATTCGTTCCGTGTTTTATTCTTATATATTATATAGTACCTGCTGCTATGCGCATGTGGGTACTATTTTTCGGAAGCTTTATTTTTTATACCCTTGGAGAACCAAAATGGTGCCTTGTGCTTTTGGGCGCTACTGTGATCAATTATCTGATCGCAGCTAAGACTAGTCTTGGTGATAAGAAGTTCCTTGCACTGGCTGTTTTATTGGATGCCGGTCTATTAATGTTATTCAAGATGCTGGGACTATTTATCTCCATGGATTATCTTCCTATTGGTATAAGCTTCTATGTCTTTAAGATGATATCTTATCAGGCAGATCTGTATACGGGCAAGCTTAAAGAGCGCCTTGATTTTAAGACAACTGCCTCCTACTTTTATTTTTTCCCACAGATATTGCAAGGGCCTATCATGCGTGCCGATGACATGTACAGTAGTGCGATTCTCATAGACAAGGACATATCATCAAGAAAAGAGAGGGTAGGCATATATCTAAGCAATATAGAAGATGGTCTTAAATACTTCATAGCAGGAATGTCTATGAAGATACTTATAGCTGACCATCTGGCTATACTTTGGAGAGATCTTAATACGATAGGATATGAGAGTATCTCGGCCCCTCTTTCCTGGATAGGAGCTTTTTCCTATTCACTTGACCTGTACTTTGATTTCTGGGGATATTCACTCATGGCAGCAGGTCTTGGCGTAGCTTTGGGATTTCCGTTTATTAAGAACTTTGATCACCCGTATGCTGCAAAAGGCGTCAGGGATTTTTACAGAAGATGGCACATGAGCCTTGGAACCTGGTTTAGGGACTATATCTATATACCCCTGGGAGGAAGCCGTAAGGGCGATATTCGCAGCATCGTCAACCTGTTTGTGGTATGGCTTGTGACAGGTATCTGGCATGGGGTTACTCCCAACTTTATTATCTGGGGGATGTTGTTATTCGTAATAATTCTTTCAGAAAAGTATATAATATCATTAAGTGATAAACTATTTAACGTAGTATCAAGGTTGAATGTAATCATACTGATCCCTGTTTCGTGGGTTATTTTTGCAATAAGTGATATGGACAGGCTCAAGGTATATATGACAAGGCTATTCCCGTTTTTTGGAAATAGTGCATATGTCAATTCCTCTGATTATATCAAGTATCTGGGCTTATATTGGCCGTATATATTGCCGGGACTTGTCCTTCTTATACCATGTGTATTTGATTTTTGTGAAAAGAAAAGAAAGCATCCGCTTTCTATTGTTGTCCTTTTTGCACTGTTCTGGCTTTGTATCTTTAGTATTGCAAATACAGCAGGTAATCCGCTTATGTATCTGAGATTCTAG
- a CDS encoding phosphatase, with protein sequence MELRTDLHTHTLYSRHAYSTIEENVRAACAQNLELLGVTDHFSAMLFPDYMESKHYQYFYNLNCLPRQWYGVRLLRGCEADIVDLEGNLFGHDINAEKGVIDKNISEADSLYGRVARRLDYIIASVHNKDFTDNVSKSRITDMYIKALSNSKVIILGHIGRSGLDFDIDSVVKAARDMHKLIEINEHSFGWDDMIYDRCKQILVRCAQLGAPICVSTDAHVSYDVGRFDNVVKLLESVDFPMELVANRDEKSFMSYLPS encoded by the coding sequence TTGGAATTACGTACAGATTTACATACGCATACTCTGTATTCAAGACATGCGTATTCGACCATTGAAGAGAATGTAAGAGCAGCATGTGCTCAGAATCTTGAGCTTTTAGGAGTTACAGATCATTTTAGTGCTATGCTTTTTCCTGATTATATGGAAAGCAAGCATTATCAGTATTTTTATAATCTGAACTGTCTTCCAAGACAGTGGTATGGTGTCAGGCTTCTTCGCGGATGCGAAGCTGACATAGTGGATCTTGAAGGTAATCTTTTTGGACACGATATAAATGCTGAAAAAGGAGTTATCGACAAGAATATAAGTGAAGCAGATTCTTTATACGGACGGGTTGCCAGAAGACTTGATTATATCATCGCATCTGTTCATAATAAGGATTTTACAGATAATGTTTCAAAGAGCCGGATCACAGATATGTATATCAAGGCTCTTTCCAATTCCAAGGTTATTATTCTTGGTCATATCGGAAGATCTGGTCTTGACTTTGATATAGACAGTGTTGTCAAAGCTGCTCGTGATATGCACAAGCTCATTGAGATCAATGAACACAGCTTTGGCTGGGATGATATGATTTACGATAGATGCAAACAAATACTTGTGCGCTGCGCGCAGCTGGGCGCTCCTATCTGCGTTTCAACAGATGCACATGTTTCATATGATGTTGGAAGATTTGATAATGTAGTTAAGCTCCTTGAAAGTGTAGATTTCCCGATGGAGCTTGTAGCTAACAGGGACGAGAAGTCATTTATGTCATATCTTCCTTCATAA
- a CDS encoding NAD-dependent epimerase/dehydratase family protein, translating into MNLYKSDLYMSDLDLIIEHTDVLKDMKGTSVLIVGARGMVCSAIADLLFRYNEKENAGIHIYLAGRDDKALLERFSKYAESEYCTAVEFDSSKKGSLIDKLPDNISYIIDGIGPSAPSDIGTHPIDSLYYNMGLLRELLEYADANKTISTLYISSSEVYGISEKGGPFKEDDYGYIDILNPRSSYSCGKRSCETLCACYAFDRKIKTVIARPGHVYGPTARPGDDHIAAQFAIDAAHGRELKMKSQGLQRRSYCYMLDCASAILTILLRGNSADAYNISNPESVLTLRSMMSHIASAGGVRLSIADNDISQDSSEALALDNTMYGSSLNAGKVSDNPMPDSSLDSDKLLSLGWRGLFDARQGADHTIRIIKQAGD; encoded by the coding sequence ATGAATCTATATAAAAGCGATCTATATATGTCAGATCTTGATCTTATCATAGAGCATACAGATGTGCTTAAGGATATGAAGGGAACATCTGTCCTTATCGTAGGTGCAAGAGGTATGGTATGCTCTGCTATAGCTGATCTTCTTTTTAGATATAATGAAAAAGAAAATGCAGGTATTCATATCTATCTTGCAGGGCGTGATGATAAGGCGCTGCTAGAGCGGTTTTCCAAATATGCAGAGTCTGAATACTGTACAGCTGTTGAGTTTGACAGTAGTAAGAAGGGGAGTCTTATAGATAAGCTTCCTGATAATATTTCTTATATCATAGATGGGATAGGACCGTCAGCTCCGTCGGATATTGGCACTCATCCAATTGATTCTTTGTATTATAATATGGGCCTTCTTAGAGAGCTTTTGGAATATGCAGATGCTAATAAGACTATCTCAACCTTATATATATCATCATCAGAAGTGTATGGCATAAGCGAAAAAGGCGGACCATTTAAAGAGGATGACTACGGTTACATTGATATATTAAATCCAAGATCTTCATATTCCTGCGGTAAAAGAAGCTGTGAGACACTTTGCGCATGCTATGCTTTTGATAGGAAAATAAAAACTGTAATAGCAAGACCCGGGCATGTATATGGGCCTACTGCAAGACCCGGAGATGATCATATCGCAGCGCAGTTTGCAATAGATGCTGCACATGGCCGTGAACTCAAGATGAAAAGCCAAGGCTTGCAACGAAGGTCATACTGTTATATGCTTGATTGTGCGTCTGCGATTCTGACGATACTACTTCGCGGTAATAGCGCAGATGCTTATAATATCTCAAATCCCGAGTCTGTGCTTACTCTTAGGAGTATGATGAGCCATATTGCAAGTGCAGGTGGTGTCAGATTATCTATAGCAGATAATGATATCTCACAGGATAGTAGCGAGGCTTTGGCTTTGGACAATACAATGTACGGTTCAAGTCTTAATGCGGGTAAGGTTTCTGATAATCCAATGCCTGATTCAAGTCTTGACTCTGATAAATTGTTGTCTCTTGGCTGGAGAGGACTATTTGATGCAAGACAAGGCGCCGATCACACGATCCGTATCATAAAACAGGCCGGTGATTAA
- a CDS encoding IspD/TarI family cytidylyltransferase: MNIALIIAGGSGERMHQDIPKQFLSINDRPVIVYTLEAFEHHPEIDEIAVVCIEGWEQVLMAYARQFGITKLKSVIPGGDCGQASIRNGVYALEKSHAKDDIILIHDAIRPLVSAEIISDCIRVTSMYGNAIAVIPCAEAMLTTDDEKVSTGSYPRDGLKRTQTPQGFRLGDICDLHRRALDKGITGSIASCTLMIEMGQQVHFSIGSEKNVKLTTLEDIDIFKALLSAKRSEWLKQ, encoded by the coding sequence ATGAATATAGCACTTATCATAGCCGGTGGAAGCGGCGAGAGGATGCATCAGGATATCCCTAAGCAGTTCCTTTCTATAAACGACAGACCGGTAATAGTATATACACTTGAAGCTTTCGAGCATCATCCTGAGATAGATGAGATAGCAGTTGTCTGTATAGAAGGCTGGGAACAGGTTCTTATGGCCTATGCAAGGCAGTTTGGTATCACTAAGCTTAAAAGCGTGATCCCAGGCGGCGACTGCGGACAGGCATCTATAAGAAATGGCGTCTATGCTCTGGAGAAGAGCCATGCTAAGGATGACATAATCCTGATCCATGATGCCATAAGGCCTCTTGTATCAGCTGAGATAATATCAGACTGCATCAGAGTTACAAGCATGTATGGCAATGCTATAGCTGTTATCCCCTGTGCAGAAGCTATGCTCACAACTGACGATGAGAAGGTATCTACAGGTTCATATCCAAGGGATGGACTTAAGAGAACACAGACTCCTCAGGGCTTTAGGCTTGGAGATATATGCGATCTTCATAGAAGAGCTCTTGACAAGGGCATTACCGGTTCTATAGCATCATGTACCCTTATGATAGAAATGGGGCAGCAGGTTCATTTTTCCATAGGTTCTGAAAAAAATGTAAAGCTGACAACACTTGAAGATATAGATATATTCAAGGCTCTTTTGTCAGCAAAACGTAGTGAATGGCTCAAGCAGTGA
- a CDS encoding VanZ family protein encodes MDYILSDLRNHFSYSYMTSSGYIAICIMVVFFLAVILLIPGRKMHDRVLLALFFGFMFGVYSLTVLMRGSRAIGRSVSLMPFNWYTVLKNTGNPNLAWLALENCLMLMFPAFLLGIIIRNVRPFRRIMMVTLIMAAFSLTIEYTQLGLNIGVFEMDDFLCNTLGAFVGVLIAMCVTATPAFKSMDRRVPFPR; translated from the coding sequence ATGGATTATATTTTAAGCGATCTTAGGAATCACTTTAGTTATTCTTATATGACAAGTTCGGGATATATTGCCATATGTATTATGGTAGTATTTTTTCTTGCTGTGATACTCCTGATCCCCGGACGGAAGATGCATGACAGAGTACTGCTTGCACTATTTTTCGGATTCATGTTCGGAGTATATTCTCTTACAGTCCTCATGCGAGGTTCCAGAGCGATAGGAAGATCAGTTTCCCTTATGCCATTCAATTGGTATACTGTACTTAAGAATACAGGCAATCCCAATCTTGCCTGGCTTGCTCTTGAGAACTGCCTGATGCTCATGTTCCCGGCTTTTCTCCTAGGTATTATAATAAGAAACGTAAGACCTTTTAGAAGGATCATGATGGTCACACTTATCATGGCAGCTTTTTCACTTACTATAGAATACACTCAGCTGGGGCTGAATATCGGTGTATTTGAGATGGATGATTTCTTGTGCAATACATTGGGCGCTTTTGTAGGAGTACTTATAGCCATGTGCGTTACAGCTACACCTGCATTTAAAAGTATGGACAGAAGAGTTCCATTTCCAAGGTGA
- a CDS encoding nucleoside hydrolase — protein sequence MGFMYEVPDYKKLRVIVDTDAACEADDPFAIAHALISPKLMVKGIIAEHFKEAGSMERSYKEIETILEAMDLNVPIFKGQDGPLSEDESVSDAVRFIIDEALKEDDHKLFILCQGAITNVAKAISVEPRIKDKITVIWIGTHGEAPCKAPFTEFNSVNDIPAANLVLSSGIDLWLVPSHVYITVNIGLAEIQRRIRPCGKIGEHLFKNMTDYNISPYACWTQGESWSLGDSPAIAIAINQGCGHYHYARAPYVADDTSSVIKEDNPQIRIYTDIDSRYVLEDFISKLEISYGDN from the coding sequence ATGGGTTTTATGTATGAGGTTCCGGATTATAAGAAGCTGAGAGTTATCGTGGATACAGATGCTGCTTGCGAAGCAGATGATCCTTTTGCTATAGCGCATGCGCTTATAAGCCCTAAGCTCATGGTCAAGGGGATCATAGCAGAGCACTTTAAGGAAGCAGGGTCTATGGAGCGCAGCTATAAGGAGATTGAGACAATTCTTGAAGCTATGGACCTTAACGTTCCGATATTTAAAGGTCAGGACGGACCATTATCTGAGGATGAGAGCGTATCAGATGCAGTAAGATTTATAATAGATGAAGCCTTAAAAGAGGATGACCATAAACTTTTCATACTCTGTCAGGGAGCTATAACCAATGTAGCCAAGGCTATAAGTGTAGAACCAAGGATCAAAGATAAGATCACCGTGATATGGATAGGAACACACGGTGAAGCTCCTTGCAAAGCGCCGTTTACAGAATTCAACTCAGTCAATGACATCCCAGCTGCTAACCTCGTACTTAGCAGCGGCATAGACCTATGGCTTGTACCATCACATGTATATATTACAGTTAATATAGGACTTGCAGAGATACAGCGTAGGATCAGACCCTGCGGCAAGATAGGAGAGCATTTGTTTAAAAATATGACAGATTATAACATCTCCCCCTACGCCTGCTGGACCCAGGGCGAAAGCTGGTCACTGGGAGACTCCCCAGCGATAGCTATTGCGATCAACCAAGGATGCGGTCACTATCACTACGCCAGGGCCCCATACGTAGCCGATGACACTTCATCTGTTATCAAAGAAGATAACCCTCAGATTCGCATATATACCGACATCGATTCACGATATGTACTGGAAGATTTTATATCCAAACTTGAGATTTCATACGGAGACAACTAA
- a CDS encoding amino acid ABC transporter ATP-binding protein — protein sequence MSEVLKVKNLHKEFGANVVLKDINLSVDKGEVVVIIGPSGCGKSTFLRCLNGLEEIQGGVITVDGLPVESGKKEITKLRQKIGMVFQSYELFPHLSVIDNLTLAPTKVQKRKKEDVVKEATELLDRVGLLDKKDYFPRQLSGGQKQRVAIVRALLMHPEVLLFDEVTAALDPEMVHEVLETMLRLAKSGSTMLIVTHEMSFAEAVADRILFFDNGEIVEEAEDVKGFFKEPKTERARKFLRTFEYDSALYI from the coding sequence GTGAGCGAAGTATTAAAGGTCAAGAATTTACATAAAGAGTTTGGCGCAAATGTTGTATTAAAAGATATAAATCTCTCGGTGGATAAGGGAGAGGTTGTCGTGATCATAGGCCCGAGCGGATGTGGTAAAAGTACCTTCCTGCGCTGCCTTAACGGCCTTGAAGAGATTCAGGGCGGCGTCATCACTGTGGACGGACTCCCTGTAGAATCCGGCAAAAAAGAGATCACGAAGCTTCGCCAGAAGATAGGAATGGTGTTTCAGTCCTATGAACTTTTTCCTCATCTGTCTGTGATCGATAACCTGACGCTGGCTCCTACCAAGGTTCAGAAGAGAAAAAAGGAAGATGTAGTCAAGGAAGCTACAGAGCTTTTAGACAGAGTTGGATTACTTGACAAAAAAGACTACTTCCCCCGCCAGTTATCAGGCGGTCAGAAACAGCGAGTTGCAATAGTCAGAGCGCTTCTTATGCATCCGGAAGTTCTGCTGTTTGACGAGGTTACAGCGGCTCTTGATCCTGAGATGGTTCACGAGGTACTTGAAACAATGCTAAGACTGGCCAAGTCAGGCTCTACAATGCTTATAGTAACTCATGAGATGAGCTTTGCAGAGGCTGTTGCAGACAGGATCCTTTTCTTCGATAACGGGGAGATCGTTGAAGAGGCAGAGGATGTTAAGGGATTTTTTAAAGAGCCTAAGACAGAGCGTGCAAGGAAGTTCTTAAGAACGTTTGAGTATGACAGCGCGCTTTATATATAA